DNA from Archaeoglobus veneficus SNP6:
TTTGAAGCAAATCCAAGTAATTCGTAAAATAATTCGTCCCCATTTAACCCTTTATCTCTTAATTCTACATATTTCTTTACAAATCCCTCTCTTAACCTCTCTGCAAATGCTGGATCTGGATTCCTATTTAAGTAGTCCCTTACTTGATTGACCCCTAACATACCCATTGCAATTAAGTTTCCAACCTCCTCTGATAAATTATTCCTTTTCATCTTTTCTTTCGGTGGAACAGCAGTTAACGCACCCTTAGGCTGATATAATGGAACAGAGATGAGATGTTTTGTGATAACGTCCAATTCTGCGAAAGTCACTTTAGTCATACTAATTTTAAGTCGTTCTTCCACCCATTTTTCATGTTCTCTCTTAATTTGTTTGAGCTTATCTACAGTGTAAAAATTGGGATCTTTGTCTATTTTAGTGTGACATGTGGGGCATAGAACAATGAGATTGCCATAAGAGTTCCGTTCACTGTTAGTCATATCTGGATTATATCTGGGTGAACCTGGTTTTAGCCCTTCAATATGGGCCATTTCTCCGATTATAGCTGGGTCATCGTCTTTAGGAAACATAACTACCTCTGTTTTGCAAATTGCACATCTTCCTCCACTTTTTGCCCAAAGAGCCCTCATTACGTGTAGGGGAATATTTCTACTACCCATTTTCTCCCACCGCTGATGTCTATGCATCTTACTCTATCGCTTAGCTGATCCAATCTTCTCGCGTCAATAGCCCAACTATTTTTTCTAATCCAAAGAATGCTGATAATCTCATCTATGATTAGATTGTTCAATCTTTTTCGGACTATCTGGTCAGTGTATAAATTTGGATAATAATCAAGAACTATTTTTACTGAAAACACCATATAATAAGATTCTTTATCGGGATGAGCGTATAAAGGGACACTTAGAAGCTGGGGAGATAGACTACAAATCGAATGTCTGAGGGTGAGGGGGCCGGAATCCGCCAAGCTATCACCTTAGCGATTTTACTTCACTTTTACACCTCTTTATCCCCTCACTTTGGATATACAACCAACTCAATGTTCTTCCCCAATGCAGACTTGCTATGATGGCTCCTCTTTTGAGGATCGTAGTAGTAGAGAACCACATACGGATATGTACTCGCATACTTGACTGCCTGTCCAATCCCTCTGTCTGAATCATCAGCCCCTTTTATGTACTTCAGCTCGACCGCCACAGCCCCTCCGACGACGATGTCGGGCTGCGTCGTTTTCCCTCTTGAGACAGCAATTGTTTGAGGCACTACCTCTATCTTCCTGCTGGCAAACTTCCCCTGCAAAAGCCCAAGAACGTACAGTTCGAGTTCGTCCTCGTTTTTTACCTTAGGTGGTGTTATTTTTTTGAGGAGCTTGACTATCTCTTTGAAGAACTTTGAGGCATCTATTTCCGGATCTTGCTTTTTTTGTTTTGCCTGTGGCTTAACGTCCTCCTTTTGCTTTGATTCAGGTTTTACCTCCAGTATTTTGGCAAGATCGGACAGTTTGGCATTTGAAAGAATTCGGCTGACGAGTTCGTCTTTAGTTCCTGATACGGGGAGTCCATACATACTTGCAATTTCTTTTAGTTCATCCTTCTTCAGTTCAGAAAGGAATTCCGCCGCATTTTTGCGAGTTAATTTTACCATCTATGCCACCTCTGTGAAATGGGGATGAACTTATAGGCTGGTCAGACAACTATTACTTAAACATTACTTTTTAGTAGCAAATTTGAACGATCTCTAATGTTCCATAATAGAATTGAGGTTACAAGTTCAATTCCTAAGAGCACAGGATGTGTTACATCGAACAGCCTGTTTTCAACTTTATGCCATTCAGGTATGTCCGGCAGTGTCCGGACACAATCTAAAAAAGTAAGTAAAAGATGGCAAGACCGAAAAAGAGACCGTATAGAGCTTACTTGGAGTCCTGATTTAATAAACCGATTACACAAAATCACCGACAATATCAGCGGTTTTACGGAAAGAATCCTTCGAGCCGTCTTGTTTGGTGAAGAAGTCGAAGTTATAGCCGTTATTCGTGGAAAAGGGATGCCCGGAGCCGGATTTGAACCGGCGACCATGCGGTCTTCAGCCGCACGCTCTCCCGAGCTGAGCTACCCGGGCATTAGCTATGTGGTGTAGCAACGGTGCAATATTTTTAATTTTTGGTTGGCCTGTAGCGTCACCTGTAGTGTCTTGGTAGAGTCTTTGTGAATCCACCTTATTATGAATCTACTTTTCCAAGCCTTTATAGAAACACCCTGAGCTTTCAAAATCGTAAAGTTCGTAATCTCACGAATACTTTTGAGTTTTATATTATTAGAATATTATGAACTCGTGGTAAACTTAATTAGGAAAGAATGTGTATATAGAATAAGGTGAAAAAATGAGCAATTCAAAAGAATTTTCCCCAGGCGAGATATATGAGCCATCAGAAGAAACCAGAAAGTATGCGTGGGTTAACAACGAAAGAATCTACGAAATGGCTCAAGATTATCTTACATTTTGGGATGAGGTTGCAAAGAATGACGTTGAATGGTTTGAGCCCTATGAGGACGTGCTCGATGACAGCAACGCTCCGTTTTACAGATGGTTTGTTGGTGGGAAGATCAACATAACCCACAACTGCCTGGACCGGCACATCAAGTTGAAAGGAGACAAAACAGCAATAATATGGCAGGGAGAACCTGAAAACGAGAAAGAGAAGATAACTTACCACGAGCTCTATCAGAGAGTTTGCAGATTCGCCAATGCCCTCAGAACGCTTGGAGTTGAGGAGGAGGAGGACGTTGTTACGATCTACATGGGAATGGTTCCCGAGTTGCCCATTGCGATGCTCGCATGCGCCAGAATTGGCGCCATCCACAGCGTAGTTTTTGGTGGATTCTCCTCGAAGGCTCTAAGAGACAGGATAAACGACGCCGAGTCTAAAGTGGTAGTTACGATGGATGGTTACTACAGAAGGGGCAAGGTTGTTGAGACCAAGCGCATCGTTGATGAGGCGTTGGAAAATGCACCGAGCGTTGAGAGCGTCGTCGTATTGGAGAGAACCGGCAATGATGTGAATATGGTTGAAGGCAGGGACGTCTGGTGGCATGAACTGGAAGAAGGTCTTCCCGACAAATGTGAGTGCAGACCTCTTGACAGCGAACATACGTTGTTCATACTCTACACATCTGGCACAACAGGCAAGCCGAAGGGTGTTCTTCACGTTCATGGAGGTTACAACGTTGGCACACACATCACGACGAAGTGGGTTTTCGATTTGAAAGACAGGGACATATTCTGGTGTACTGCTGATATAGGCTGGATTACTGGCCACAGCTACGTTGTCTATGGACCTCTTTCAGTCGGCGCGACCGTTTTAATGTATGAGGGAGCCCCAGACCACCCGCAGCCGGACAGATGGTGGAGTATAATTGAGCAGTACGGTGTAACTATTCTCTACACCGCTCCCACTGCAATACGCTACTTCATGAAACTTGGCGAGGAGTGGCCAAAGAAACACGATCTATCCTCGTTGCGTCTGCTTGGAACAGTCGGAGAAACTATAGACCCCAAAGCTTGGAAGTGGTACTACAAGCACATAGGAAACGAGCGCTGCCCAATCGTCGACACATGGTGGCAGACAGAAACGGGCATGATTATGATAACTCCCCTACCAGGAATTACGAAGCTCAAGCCCGGTTCTGCAACGCTGCCCTTCCCTGGCATTGAAGTAGACATACGCGATGAGAAAGGGTATTCAGCAGACAGTGGAGAACTCGTGATAACGAATCCGTGGCCAGCAATGTTCAGAACCCTATGGGGTGAGCCAGAAAGATTTGCCAAACAATACTGGCGGTCAAATGGTGGACTCATCTACTATACAGGGGATGGAGCAAGGAAGGATGAAAACGGATACTACTGGATAATTGGGAGGATTGATGAGGTTTTGAAGGTCAGCGGTCACAGACTTGGAAGTGCTGAAATCGAAGGCGCACTCATATCTCACGAGGCTGTAAGTGAGGCGGCCGTCGTTGGTAAGCCCCACGAAATCAAGGGGGAGACGCCAGTCGCATTTGTTGTCCTTAAGACGGGCTACGAGCCAAGCGTCGAACTTGAAGAAGATCTCAAGAAGCATGTTAGAAACGAAATAGGTGCAATAGCTGTACCAGAGGGGATATACTTTGTTGAACAGCTTCCAAAAACGAGAAGCGGAAAGATAATGCGCAGGATTCTACTTGCCATCGAGAAGGGCGAGGAGGTAGGCGACATCACAACCCTTGAAGACGTTACGGTTGTTGAGAAGATTAAGGAGGTTATGATGGCGAGAAAAACTGAACAATGATAGTTCAAGTATCCCAGACGCATGGGCAAAACCTTTAAAAGCCATCGCTGAGGAGGAAATTAGTAGAGCCGGGGTTGCCGAGTGGTAAGGCGTCGGTCTGCTAAACCGATGGGCTTCGCCCGCGTGGGTTCGAATCCCACCCCCGGCGCTCTGCGCTCTATTTGTTTTTTCAATTCTCTATGGGGCTTCAAGGAAGTCATGAGAAGAGAAATACCATATTTTGTTGATTGCGGTGGTAAAGCTACTGAATGTTCACAGAATGTGAACAAAAAGTTCATAAATCGTGAACAGAAAGTTCATGTATCATGAACATCTGGAAGTTGTTTTCAACGAGGGAAAGATTCGACACGCTCAGGCATGCACTCGAAAAGGAGAAAGTGAGCGTTGAAGAACTGGCGAGAGAACTAAATCTGAGCAAAGGTTTCGTTTCTCAATTCCTCAGAATTCTTGAGGATGAAGGATTGCTGAGAAGAGATGATAGAAAGTACACTGTTAAAGATACGGCCATAACGAGGACTCTAAAGACGTTTATCAATACTGTCACACTCCACGAAATCTTAATGAAATACAAGAAGGACTGGATGGTGAGCTTAGGAGTTTACGGCAGTTTTGCTTCGGGAAAAAACAAGGAGGACAGCGATGTTGATGTCTGGGTTAAAGTATCGAAGCATCCGGGAGAAAAAGAGATTGCAAAGGTCGAGAGAGAACTTTCAGATGAGCTCGGAAAAAGAGTGCATATGCTGGTACTCACACCAGAACGGCTGGAAAGACTGAAAAAAGATGATTTTATCTTCTACTGCGAACTGAGGCATTCTGTAGTGATCTGGGGTGAAGGAATTGAGTGACTTCGAGGATTGCTTGAAGAGGGGACTTTTACGGAGGGTGACTCCTTCAAAGGATAAAGCCAAGAGCAGCATGAAAAAAGCGGAGAGGTGGCTTTTTCTTCTTTGAGGATGCCTTAGAAATACAATCCAGAAGGAACTAGTCAGAAGTAATGTATCTACTTGCTAACCAGATATGCCTAAAAAATAGTAAAAAATCAAAGAATCATACTGAGGAACTTCCTCGTCCTCTCATGCTGTGGATTCGTAAATATCTGCTCCGGCTTCCCTTCTTCAATGATGACTCCCTGATCCATGAAGATAACCCTGTCGCCAACTTCTCTTGCAAACCCCATCTCGTGAGTTACCACAAGCATGGTCATTCCATCCTTTGCAAGTTGCTTCATGACATCCAGCACTTCCTTGACAAGCTCTGGGTCGAGGGCTGAGGTAACCTCGTCGAAAAGCATCACTTCGGGATTCATCGCCAAAGCTCTTGCTATGGCAACTCTCTGCTGCTGCCCACCACTCAGCTGCGATGGGTAGTAGTCTGCCTTGTCCGCAAGCCCCACTTTCTCAAGCAGCCTCATGCCGAGCTCCTCTGCTTCCTCCTTTGGCATCTTCTTTACCTTTATCGGCGCAAGTGTAACGTTCTGCAATGCAGTAAGGTGGGGGAACAGGTTGAACTGCTGGAAGACCATCCCTATTCGCTGCCGTATCCTATTCAGGTCGGCCTTGGGGTTCGTAACCTCGATGTCGTCGAGGATTATCTTCCCTTCCGTTGGCTCCTCAAGCCTGTTTATGCACCTCAACAGCGTTGATTTGCCGCTGCCCGAAGGGCCTATGATGACGACGACTTCTCCCTTCTCTACTTCCATGTTTATTCCCTTGAGCACGTGAAGGTCTCCAAACCTCTTGTGCAGGTTGATGATTTTAAGCAAGCTCATGGCCACCAAGCCTCTTCTGCGCGTAGTTCACGAGTCTGCTCAATGGTAAAGTCATCATCAGGTAGAATAACGCTACGCCCAGTAAGGGTGTCCAGGCGTTGAATGTGGTGGAGTATATCTGCTTACCAACTCTTGTAAGCTCTGCGATTGCTATCACCGAGAGCAGCGAAGAATCCTTCAGCAGGGCAATGAACTCGTTGCCGAGGGCGGGCAGAATGTTTCTGAATGCCTGCGGGAACACAACGTAGCGCATGGCCTGGAAGTAGCTCATTCCCAGTGAGCGAGCGGCTTCCATCTGCCCTTTCGGCACGCTCTGTATGCCAGCCCTTATTATCTCGGCAATGTATGCACCGCTGTTCAGCGTTAAAGCCAGAATGCCCGCCGGCTCTGGCGGGAGGTTTATCCCTACAGCAGGCAGACCGTAGTAAACTATCATTATCTGAACGAGCAGGGGCGTGCCCCTTATGAACTCAACGTATGATGTGGATAGTCCAAAAATGAGCGGATTTTTTGAGATTCTCCCCAGTCCCAGTATCGTTCCGAAGATGAGACCGAGGAGCGTGGATATAGAAGTTAATTTCACCGTTACAAATGCTCCATAAGCCAAATTGGGCAGAATCTTGACGAAAAGTTCTGGATCAAACTGGCTTATTCCCGTCATCTCTGCTTCATCTCTGCACTTTTTTGCATTTATGCCACTCCAGAAAGCAAAAATTAGGAAATAAAAACTTTATTCGCCAAACCACTTCTGGTAGATCTTGTCGTAGGTTCCGTCCTCTTTGACTTCCTTCAGAGCCTGGTTGATTGCTTTGAGAAGCTCCGGGTTGTCTTTCGCAACAGCTATGCCGTACTCCTCGTAGCTCAGCTTGCCTCCAACTGTCTTGTACACGTCCGGGTTGTTCTTTATCGCCTTCTCTGCAACACCGTTGTCGATTATCACTGCATCGATGTTGCCGTTCTTCAGGTCGAGCAGCGCATCGGGCGTTGTGTCGTAAGTCTTGATCTCAAAGTTTATTCCGCTCTTGACGAGGTCTTCTGCAACGAACTGGCCTGTGGTTCCGATCTGCACACCAACTACCTTGCCTGCGAGGTCTTCGGGCTTGGTTATGTCCGTGCAGTCTGCCCTGACAACTATAACCTGCCAAGCTTCAAAGTACGGGTCACTGAAGTCAATCTGCTTCTTTCTCTCCTCAGTAATCGTCATTGCGGAACAGATGCAGTCGTACTTGTGGGCAACGAGTCCGGGTATTATACCCTCCCAGGCGACGTTGACGAACTCAACTTCGAGGCCGAGTCTCTTTCCGATTTCCTTCATCAAATCAACGTCGAATCCCTCAAATTCATCCGTAGTCTCGTTAATGTACTCGAACGGCGGATACGTTGCGTCCATTCCTACCGTGAGCACTCCGGGCTTTACGAGCTTGTACGCCGGTGTCTCTTCAGGAGTTACAGTCGCCTCTGGCGCTGGTGTTGGTTTTACCTCTTCCTTCTGCGCACATCCCGCAACGAAGGCGGCTATAAGGAGAATCCCTATCAGAGCCAGAATCTTTTTCATTTTTGACACCCCCAGCAGGCTGAAAATTCATCATATTTTACTTTTTCGAGGCAGTCGAAAATACTGTCTCATAAAGACATCCTTTTTTAAACTCTCGTAACAACTCCTTTCAATGAAAAACCAGAGGTTGGCTTACTCCTACGCCCTGCTTGCGGTTTTCCTCTGGTCAACTGTTGCATCAGCCTTCAAAATATCGCTCAGATATTTAGACTACCTCCACCTGCTTTTTTACTCGTCACTGACTTCTCTTCTTGTATTCTTCCTTATTTTGGTCTCACAGTGCAAGCTGAAGATGTTGAAGACAAAAGCACACATCAGCTCAGATTTTCTCGGCTTTCTAAACCCATTTCTATACTACCTCCTTCTCTTTAAAGCGTACTCTCTCCTGCCAGCTCAGGAAGCTCAGGCTTTGAACTACACCTGGCCGGTAATGCTGACGTTGCTCTCGATTCCACTGCTCAAGCAGAAAGTGAACTACTCCGCCCTTACGGACGGAGTTTCTACCTTCAGAGGCATTAGCCTCATCATCGGTAGTTCGAGCTGGCTCACAGCAGCCCCCGTCCCCTTAAGGGACACTTTAGCTAACCTCTCCAAACCAAACTTCAGGATGTTCTTAGCTGCGTTGACGTCTCTATCGTCTTTATGACCGCAGTTTAAGCAGAGGAATTCTCTATCATCAACCTGTACCTTCTTCGATCCGCATACGCTACAGCGACGAGTTGAACCATGCTCATTAACAATGTATGCCAGATTGTTGTTCTCCATTAGCTCTACCTGTAGCGTTACGGCAAACTCACGAAAAGCCCAGTGATTGACCCTTTTTCTTAACCTTTTATTGCCAGAGCCTTTGTAATGCTTGTCGGTTCTTACATCTTTGGGCAAGCCTATGAAAACGATTGCATCGTTAAACT
Protein-coding regions in this window:
- a CDS encoding ABC-three component system protein; protein product: MGSRNIPLHVMRALWAKSGGRCAICKTEVVMFPKDDDPAIIGEMAHIEGLKPGSPRYNPDMTNSERNSYGNLIVLCPTCHTKIDKDPNFYTVDKLKQIKREHEKWVEERLKISMTKVTFAELDVITKHLISVPLYQPKGALTAVPPKEKMKRNNLSEEVGNLIAMGMLGVNQVRDYLNRNPDPAFAERLREGFVKKYVELRDKGLNGDELFYELLGFASNGSNDFSIRAAGLMVLTYFFEICEVFE
- a CDS encoding SAP domain-containing protein: MVKLTRKNAAEFLSELKKDELKEIASMYGLPVSGTKDELVSRILSNAKLSDLAKILEVKPESKQKEDVKPQAKQKKQDPEIDASKFFKEIVKLLKKITPPKVKNEDELELYVLGLLQGKFASRKIEVVPQTIAVSRGKTTQPDIVVGGAVAVELKYIKGADDSDRGIGQAVKYASTYPYVVLYYYDPQKRSHHSKSALGKNIELVVYPK
- the acs gene encoding acetate--CoA ligase: MSNSKEFSPGEIYEPSEETRKYAWVNNERIYEMAQDYLTFWDEVAKNDVEWFEPYEDVLDDSNAPFYRWFVGGKINITHNCLDRHIKLKGDKTAIIWQGEPENEKEKITYHELYQRVCRFANALRTLGVEEEEDVVTIYMGMVPELPIAMLACARIGAIHSVVFGGFSSKALRDRINDAESKVVVTMDGYYRRGKVVETKRIVDEALENAPSVESVVVLERTGNDVNMVEGRDVWWHELEEGLPDKCECRPLDSEHTLFILYTSGTTGKPKGVLHVHGGYNVGTHITTKWVFDLKDRDIFWCTADIGWITGHSYVVYGPLSVGATVLMYEGAPDHPQPDRWWSIIEQYGVTILYTAPTAIRYFMKLGEEWPKKHDLSSLRLLGTVGETIDPKAWKWYYKHIGNERCPIVDTWWQTETGMIMITPLPGITKLKPGSATLPFPGIEVDIRDEKGYSADSGELVITNPWPAMFRTLWGEPERFAKQYWRSNGGLIYYTGDGARKDENGYYWIIGRIDEVLKVSGHRLGSAEIEGALISHEAVSEAAVVGKPHEIKGETPVAFVVLKTGYEPSVELEEDLKKHVRNEIGAIAVPEGIYFVEQLPKTRSGKIMRRILLAIEKGEEVGDITTLEDVTVVEKIKEVMMARKTEQ
- a CDS encoding nucleotidyltransferase domain-containing protein, which gives rise to MNIWKLFSTRERFDTLRHALEKEKVSVEELARELNLSKGFVSQFLRILEDEGLLRRDDRKYTVKDTAITRTLKTFINTVTLHEILMKYKKDWMVSLGVYGSFASGKNKEDSDVDVWVKVSKHPGEKEIAKVERELSDELGKRVHMLVLTPERLERLKKDDFIFYCELRHSVVIWGEGIE
- a CDS encoding amino acid ABC transporter ATP-binding protein, translating into MSLLKIINLHKRFGDLHVLKGINMEVEKGEVVVIIGPSGSGKSTLLRCINRLEEPTEGKIILDDIEVTNPKADLNRIRQRIGMVFQQFNLFPHLTALQNVTLAPIKVKKMPKEEAEELGMRLLEKVGLADKADYYPSQLSGGQQQRVAIARALAMNPEVMLFDEVTSALDPELVKEVLDVMKQLAKDGMTMLVVTHEMGFAREVGDRVIFMDQGVIIEEGKPEQIFTNPQHERTRKFLSMIL
- a CDS encoding amino acid ABC transporter permease — translated: MTGISQFDPELFVKILPNLAYGAFVTVKLTSISTLLGLIFGTILGLGRISKNPLIFGLSTSYVEFIRGTPLLVQIMIVYYGLPAVGINLPPEPAGILALTLNSGAYIAEIIRAGIQSVPKGQMEAARSLGMSYFQAMRYVVFPQAFRNILPALGNEFIALLKDSSLLSVIAIAELTRVGKQIYSTTFNAWTPLLGVALFYLMMTLPLSRLVNYAQKRLGGHELA
- a CDS encoding basic amino acid ABC transporter substrate-binding protein, whose protein sequence is MKKILALIGILLIAAFVAGCAQKEEVKPTPAPEATVTPEETPAYKLVKPGVLTVGMDATYPPFEYINETTDEFEGFDVDLMKEIGKRLGLEVEFVNVAWEGIIPGLVAHKYDCICSAMTITEERKKQIDFSDPYFEAWQVIVVRADCTDITKPEDLAGKVVGVQIGTTGQFVAEDLVKSGINFEIKTYDTTPDALLDLKNGNIDAVIIDNGVAEKAIKNNPDVYKTVGGKLSYEEYGIAVAKDNPELLKAINQALKEVKEDGTYDKIYQKWFGE